One region of Limnospira fusiformis SAG 85.79 genomic DNA includes:
- a CDS encoding transporter substrate-binding domain-containing protein, producing MKILSNWQYKVLILVAICLASILIFPPSVKTQDAPIFVSSESLVNLAQLSSAETSPDSNSWDLDLTEAGADYDIIELQKRLQEKGYYLGAIDGIYGEQTRAAISNFQLSLGLESTGLVNQETWESLLANSAAVSQANQSLNSMSPDLQKIIDRGELIVAINQEDSPPFFAEDANGELIGLDVAIAKGIARNLGVKVTFNRRANTFNEVVNLVSQGEADMAISKLSQTLERAKIVSFSHPYLTMRHGLLLNRLQLTQALRNRDLVEFLRDFEGRMGVINASSYERFAMDKFPKATIIRYSNWDDLIKGAMMGDILAAYRDELEVKKILINYPNVALNFQTVALTDTQDPIAIALPWSSNHLLKFVNLYLTMNEKQYTVSQLLEDYSDLLVSPSQSRQLNSQN from the coding sequence ATGAAAATACTCTCTAACTGGCAATACAAAGTTCTGATATTAGTAGCTATATGCTTGGCAAGTATTTTGATTTTTCCCCCCTCAGTAAAAACTCAAGATGCGCCCATTTTTGTATCTTCAGAATCTCTAGTAAATCTGGCACAATTAAGCAGTGCTGAAACTTCGCCTGATAGTAATAGTTGGGATTTAGACTTGACTGAAGCTGGGGCAGATTATGATATTATTGAACTGCAAAAACGCTTACAAGAAAAGGGGTATTATCTAGGGGCGATCGATGGCATTTATGGGGAACAAACCAGAGCAGCTATTTCTAACTTTCAACTCAGTCTAGGCTTAGAAAGCACTGGTCTAGTGAATCAAGAAACCTGGGAATCTTTACTAGCAAATTCTGCGGCAGTTTCCCAGGCAAACCAGTCATTAAACTCCATGTCGCCAGACTTGCAAAAAATCATAGATAGAGGAGAGTTAATCGTCGCGATAAATCAAGAAGATTCGCCGCCTTTTTTTGCGGAAGATGCCAACGGTGAATTAATCGGATTAGATGTGGCGATCGCCAAAGGAATCGCCAGAAATTTAGGAGTAAAAGTTACCTTTAATCGTCGTGCCAATACCTTTAATGAAGTGGTAAATTTAGTTTCTCAAGGTGAGGCAGATATGGCGATTTCTAAACTGAGTCAAACCTTAGAAAGGGCAAAAATTGTTTCATTTTCTCATCCCTATTTAACTATGCGCCATGGTCTCTTATTAAATCGCCTGCAATTAACTCAAGCGCTAAGAAATAGAGATTTAGTTGAGTTTTTGAGAGATTTTGAAGGAAGGATGGGTGTGATTAATGCCTCTTCTTATGAGAGATTTGCCATGGACAAATTTCCCAAAGCTACCATTATCAGATATTCCAATTGGGACGATTTAATTAAAGGTGCAATGATGGGAGATATACTAGCAGCATACCGGGATGAGTTGGAGGTTAAAAAGATTCTGATTAATTACCCCAATGTAGCTTTAAATTTTCAAACTGTCGCGTTAACAGATACCCAAGATCCGATCGCGATCGCTTTACCGTGGTCTAGTAATCACCTGTTAAAGTTTGTGAATTTGTATCTGACAATGAACGAAAAACAATATACAGTTAGTCAGTTATTAGAAGATTATTCTGATTTGTTAGTGTCCCCCTCTCAGTCTCGTCAACTCAACTCACAAAATTAA
- a CDS encoding aspartate/glutamate racemase family protein: MNNQPIFQQQAIPGIIGGLGPLAHIEFERLLLALNSTRGACGDRQHPIWFLINATDLPDRTQSLLGNQPSCVPWLVKYGKILEVAGADFLVITCNTSHGFYNLVQPQLNIPWIHIMQETVRFIKLHYPGLNRVGILATDGTLQAHLYQDSLTAAGLTAIAPALNSELQQDIMNAIYHPIWGIKATGVQILPPPIHILKTAIKWLESQGAELLIAGCTEISVALKLLDKTSLIAIDPLEIMANLTLDLAFGYENIPEISSPLK, translated from the coding sequence ATGAACAATCAACCTATCTTTCAACAACAAGCTATCCCCGGAATTATTGGCGGATTGGGTCCTTTAGCACATATAGAATTTGAACGGCTATTACTGGCTTTAAATTCCACTCGCGGTGCTTGTGGCGATCGCCAACACCCGATTTGGTTTTTAATTAATGCTACAGACCTTCCCGATCGCACCCAAAGTTTACTAGGAAATCAGCCAAGTTGTGTGCCTTGGTTGGTCAAATATGGTAAAATATTAGAAGTGGCTGGGGCAGATTTTTTGGTGATTACCTGTAACACTTCCCACGGATTTTATAATCTGGTACAGCCTCAGTTAAATATTCCCTGGATTCATATTATGCAGGAGACAGTTAGATTTATTAAACTCCATTATCCTGGACTTAATCGCGTGGGAATTTTGGCTACCGATGGCACTTTACAAGCCCATCTCTATCAGGATAGTTTAACGGCGGCGGGATTGACAGCGATCGCCCCGGCTTTAAACTCAGAATTACAGCAAGATATTATGAATGCTATTTACCATCCAATTTGGGGAATTAAAGCCACAGGAGTTCAAATTTTGCCACCCCCTATTCACATATTAAAAACCGCTATAAAATGGCTGGAAAGCCAAGGTGCAGAATTATTAATTGCTGGATGTACAGAGATTTCTGTAGCCTTAAAATTACTGGATAAAACTTCATTAATAGCAATAGATCCCTTGGAAATTATGGCGAATTTGACATTAGATTTAGCATTTGGCTATGAGAATATTCCCGAAATATCAAGTCCCCTTAAATAG
- a CDS encoding PAS domain-containing protein has product MAIGSLALEAGQIGTWDWDLKDTVNWDQRMYEIFGLQGCQGKVVYQDWANLVHRDDITEVEKAIKAAIAQDNFFNVEFRIVRPDGIKRWLRGAGIVQRDSDGTRSDDGD; this is encoded by the coding sequence GTGGCGATCGGTTCCCTCGCCCTAGAAGCAGGTCAAATTGGGACTTGGGATTGGGATCTCAAAGATACGGTAAACTGGGATCAGCGGATGTATGAGATTTTTGGGTTGCAAGGTTGCCAGGGTAAAGTAGTCTATCAAGACTGGGCTAATCTCGTCCATCGAGATGATATTACCGAGGTTGAAAAGGCTATCAAAGCAGCCATAGCCCAAGATAATTTTTTTAATGTAGAATTTCGTATTGTTAGACCCGATGGAATCAAGCGTTGGTTGCGAGGGGCAGGCATAGTCCAGCGCGATAGTGACGGTACCCGGAGCGATGACGGGGATTAA
- a CDS encoding PAS domain-containing protein has translation MTILLIANRRSLALKYSEAKYRTIIETTQEGVWVLDKTDHTSFVNQQMAKMLGYSVTDMLGMSFLDLIDTEGSSMAEIYLNQRHQGIMGQHRAHLCHRDGKVVWVLVSATPLFDDMGQYDGCIKLVTDITHMVEIQEALQTSEAQLASVLNSSLDGIMAFRSLRDETGEIVDFIWLLTNPTAGKLVGRSPQKLIGKQLLEEMPGNKTDGLFDALVQVVESGEPFQYEFHYQHDGIDCWFENVAVKLGDGFAVTFRDVTRTKQSEKALQQVNQELEQRLDDLKQRHQEMVILGEINEFLQACNNVDEAYEAIARPVAPYSSQSVRVVCLEPVVPATGLKMWLGGGLICIQQLILTLSIVGDCAGVVPMK, from the coding sequence ATTACGATATTACTGATCGCAAACAGGCGCTCATTAGCCCTCAAATACAGTGAAGCCAAATATCGCACCATTATTGAAACCACCCAGGAGGGAGTGTGGGTTTTAGATAAGACAGATCACACCAGCTTTGTCAATCAGCAAATGGCAAAAATGCTAGGCTATTCTGTCACGGATATGCTGGGAATGTCTTTCCTAGATTTGATCGACACAGAAGGATCTTCGATGGCTGAAATTTATCTAAACCAGCGTCATCAGGGTATAATGGGTCAACATCGCGCCCATCTGTGCCACCGTGATGGTAAAGTGGTCTGGGTTTTGGTTTCTGCTACACCTTTGTTTGATGATATGGGGCAATATGACGGCTGCATTAAACTGGTGACAGATATCACCCACATGGTGGAAATACAGGAGGCTTTACAAACTTCTGAGGCGCAGTTGGCTAGTGTATTAAATAGTTCCCTTGATGGGATTATGGCTTTTCGTTCTCTGCGGGATGAGACTGGGGAAATAGTGGATTTTATCTGGTTGTTGACTAATCCCACGGCTGGCAAATTGGTGGGGCGATCGCCTCAAAAATTAATCGGTAAACAATTATTAGAAGAAATGCCGGGAAATAAAACTGATGGTTTATTTGATGCATTAGTCCAAGTGGTGGAGTCCGGCGAACCTTTCCAGTATGAGTTTCATTATCAACATGATGGCATTGACTGTTGGTTTGAAAATGTGGCGGTTAAATTGGGGGATGGTTTTGCGGTCACTTTCCGGGACGTGACCCGAACTAAACAGTCAGAAAAGGCTCTCCAACAAGTTAATCAAGAGTTGGAACAAAGGTTAGATGATCTCAAGCAGCGTCACCAAGAGATGGTGATTTTGGGTGAAATTAACGAATTTTTGCAGGCTTGTAACAATGTCGATGAGGCTTATGAGGCGATCGCCCGCCCAGTCGCACCTTACTCTTCCCAGAGTGTTCGGGTGGTCTGTTTAGAACCTGTAGTTCCCGCAACCGGGTTGAAAATGTGGCTCGGTGGGGGTCTGATTTGCATTCAGCAGTTGATTTTGACCCTAAGCATTGTTGGGGACTGCGCCGGGGTCGTCCCTATGAAGTAG
- a CDS encoding GAF domain-containing protein, whose product MKLKEILQTTADEVQRLLKCDRVLLYEIDLHGNGGIVVEAVEDERWSLE is encoded by the coding sequence CTGAAACTCAAGGAAATTCTACAGACCACAGCGGATGAGGTGCAAAGATTACTAAAATGCGATCGCGTTTTATTGTACGAAATCGACTTGCATGGGAATGGTGGCATTGTGGTAGAGGCGGTAGAGGATGAGAGGTGGTCCTTAGAGTGA
- a CDS encoding family 10 glycosylhydrolase: MSNQKREPGGCGCASIPFSVILLFLGGGYWLFTQRDNLEISRFFNHEIIADIPFLNTWATSTDKSPPTLPNIPEIPQTTNPEPKPQSQPQPEAQPETPPKSPTIKPPSPIPSSPLNTWEGKPIRGIYLSRYQATNNASEETIRARVRYYRDRGINTIIHGVWGNACTMYESQVMQAKFGYSSCQNLFEEEWIDWLIDEAHKHGMEVHAYFEKGIKIDENSHAFDWAVQRGWIVPGVDRTHPGVDHYVLNVGIPEVAQFFTDIVVEFVQKYPTIDAVQWDDYLGYHDELPGQIDRTPKLTNFVRNMIAQMKAANPSVSFDICHHNPYWAKQYFAADLEAWGVDRFFIQVYAEENFDDEIVYVEASDGISITERQLNRLPELIDNPNIPNILLFPLSGEPERLADKVHELTI, encoded by the coding sequence ATGTCTAATCAAAAACGAGAACCTGGAGGCTGTGGATGTGCCAGTATTCCCTTTTCAGTAATTCTGCTGTTTTTGGGCGGCGGTTATTGGCTATTTACACAGCGAGATAACTTGGAAATTAGTAGGTTTTTCAATCATGAGATTATCGCCGATATTCCATTTTTGAATACTTGGGCAACTTCCACTGATAAATCACCGCCTACTTTACCAAATATTCCAGAAATTCCTCAGACTACCAATCCTGAACCGAAACCACAATCCCAACCACAACCGGAAGCCCAACCGGAAACGCCACCCAAATCACCAACCATCAAGCCACCTTCCCCTATACCATCATCCCCACTCAATACCTGGGAAGGTAAACCCATTAGAGGCATTTATTTAAGTCGTTATCAAGCCACAAATAACGCTAGCGAAGAAACCATTAGGGCTAGGGTTCGCTACTATCGCGATCGCGGTATTAATACCATTATTCATGGGGTATGGGGTAACGCTTGTACCATGTATGAAAGTCAAGTAATGCAGGCAAAATTTGGTTATAGTAGCTGTCAAAATTTGTTTGAAGAAGAATGGATTGATTGGTTGATTGATGAAGCCCATAAACACGGCATGGAAGTTCATGCTTACTTTGAAAAAGGCATTAAAATAGATGAAAATAGTCACGCCTTTGATTGGGCAGTCCAGAGAGGTTGGATCGTCCCAGGAGTCGATCGCACTCACCCAGGAGTTGATCATTATGTCTTGAATGTGGGTATCCCAGAAGTTGCTCAATTTTTTACTGATATTGTGGTTGAATTTGTCCAAAAATACCCCACCATTGATGCTGTACAATGGGATGATTATTTGGGTTATCATGATGAGTTACCCGGTCAAATCGATCGCACTCCTAAATTAACTAATTTTGTCCGCAATATGATTGCACAAATGAAAGCCGCTAACCCCTCAGTTAGTTTTGATATCTGCCACCATAACCCCTATTGGGCAAAACAGTATTTTGCCGCAGACCTAGAAGCATGGGGGGTCGATCGCTTTTTTATCCAGGTTTATGCTGAAGAAAATTTTGATGATGAAATTGTCTATGTCGAAGCCTCTGATGGTATTTCCATTACCGAGAGACAATTGAATCGATTGCCCGAGTTGATTGATAATCCTAACATCCCTAATATTTTGCTATTTCCTCTCTCAGGAGAACCCGAAAGACTCGCCGACAAGGTGCATGAATTGACCATTTGA
- a CDS encoding dicarboxylate/amino acid:cation symporter — MNFYSVSKQLIKILKNPWSIVPSILLGLYIGIVHKDIALLLTPLGELYLILLKMCVLPLLFSAITMSVGKLISSHEANKYVKRILIVFSVSLLGVSIIGATAAFLTNPGGNLEDSTLAALGVVVNTSELDFELSLTGPIIENREESLLISFLFNLIPENIFASLSQGNSLEILFFSIVFGIAMGYSQSPAKEDVFKILETLFNTSKKLIDWIILFLPFGLCFLLASQMATTGFGILVAMQNFVVIAIVAFIIIYIISTLVIWHKSGYGFGQVLMVLKEPTILALATRSSFTCLPSAISALDEHLNFDKQTVNLVIPLAITVCRFGPVAYFATTSVFVAQLYNYEFNLSSFVIIIIASILAGMATAGATGILTLTLLDLILKPLGLPLEAILVLLIAIDPIIDPFRTLTIVHTGIAATAAIADTHPLSTEKTTTLALSQDTTIE, encoded by the coding sequence ATGAATTTTTACAGCGTCTCTAAGCAGTTAATTAAAATCCTAAAAAATCCCTGGTCGATTGTTCCTTCTATCCTTCTGGGTTTATATATTGGCATTGTTCATAAAGATATTGCCTTGTTGTTAACCCCGTTGGGAGAACTATATCTAATTCTCCTCAAAATGTGCGTTTTACCGTTGTTATTTTCAGCCATAACAATGAGTGTGGGTAAGCTGATTTCTAGTCATGAAGCCAATAAATATGTGAAACGGATTTTAATAGTATTTTCGGTGAGTTTATTAGGGGTTAGTATCATCGGCGCAACAGCCGCATTTTTAACTAATCCTGGGGGTAATTTAGAAGATTCTACCCTCGCAGCTTTGGGGGTAGTTGTGAATACTTCTGAGTTAGATTTTGAGTTATCTTTGACGGGTCCAATTATCGAAAATAGGGAAGAATCACTGCTGATATCTTTTTTGTTTAACTTAATTCCTGAGAATATTTTTGCATCTCTAAGCCAGGGTAATTCTCTGGAAATACTATTTTTTTCCATTGTATTTGGTATCGCTATGGGATATTCACAATCACCCGCCAAGGAGGATGTATTTAAGATTTTAGAAACCTTATTTAATACATCCAAAAAGTTAATTGATTGGATTATTTTATTCCTCCCTTTTGGTTTGTGTTTCCTGTTGGCTTCCCAAATGGCAACTACTGGTTTTGGGATTTTGGTAGCTATGCAAAATTTTGTAGTGATTGCCATTGTAGCTTTTATAATTATATACATTATCAGTACCCTGGTAATTTGGCATAAGTCTGGCTATGGTTTTGGTCAGGTTTTGATGGTCTTAAAAGAACCGACAATTTTAGCTTTAGCAACTCGTAGTAGTTTTACCTGTTTACCTTCTGCTATTTCGGCTTTAGATGAACACTTAAACTTCGATAAACAAACAGTTAATTTAGTCATTCCCCTAGCGATAACGGTGTGTCGATTTGGTCCGGTGGCCTATTTTGCGACAACTTCGGTGTTTGTGGCGCAACTCTATAACTATGAATTTAACCTGTCGAGTTTTGTAATTATCATTATCGCTTCTATTTTAGCAGGAATGGCCACGGCGGGGGCGACAGGAATTTTAACGCTGACCCTGTTGGATCTAATTTTAAAACCTTTAGGATTACCCCTAGAAGCTATACTGGTATTATTAATTGCGATCGACCCTATTATTGACCCTTTCCGAACTTTAACTATTGTACACACGGGAATAGCAGCGACAGCAGCGATCGCTGATACTCACCCACTTTCAACTGAAAAAACCACAACCTTAGCGCTTTCTCAAGATACTACTATCGAATAA